Proteins from a genomic interval of Crassostrea angulata isolate pt1a10 chromosome 7, ASM2561291v2, whole genome shotgun sequence:
- the LOC128156541 gene encoding uncharacterized protein LOC128156541, translating to MDTILSVDLGSGADDFEEEATQYFHEYVPPSATPSVLSRSENDDADTDEVDEDDIRNRVGQYCTDRPTATVSDQSEDTNEEMGYIERTFESGCGCTEKCFLKLASFKDQAYSLILRLREYTKGERDIYILFKLEDQLITKDVGTSGGKRERQRFHYCFQGVEICESAWRSLFELGRSEFKNLKRQFKENGVSPRVHGLTGKKSNHGHQFCVVEGAVLFIKRYADQFGLPLPAAPRARDDTAPVLLPCSDSKASIHAKYKEACLETGSPFMELTTFKEAWNSCVPYIQFIKPKTDLCKTCHDLREDIAGAFTEEIKLQLTQRLMNHVEQAKQERNFYKLCTEKARSELQNVERPHGKYLQSCSTPFTEVHYTFDFSQYITIPHSSQQVGALFFLQPKKVQIFGICDENFPVQTNYLIDESETIGENGSKTHGPNAVLSMVHHYLNASSYGEIACHFHADNCVGQNKNKTTLHYLAWRCCTGRHKEIQLHFMIAGHTKCLCDSCFGMLKKKFRRSEVNGIDELETVVENSAKCNTVARFGGNGNGLQWYGWDVFFNTHFKPLKGIGKFQHFRFTADEPGVVFAKHTLDSPEVRINLFKERVNMDEVLHGFPEVIAPAGLSADRKRYLFKEIRPYVRAPYKDLTCPAPDEE from the coding sequence ATGGACACGATTCTCTCTGTGGATCTTGGATCCGGGGCCGATGACTTTGAAGAGGAAGCTACGCAGTACTTTCATGAGTATGTTCCCCCCTCTGCAACACCGTCGGTATTAAGTCGCTCAGAGAATGACGATGCTGATACAGATGAAGTTGACGAAGATGATATAAGAAACAGAGTGGGTCAATACTGCACCGATCGGCCTACCGCGACAGTCTCAGACCAAAGCGAGGACACCAATGAGGAGATGGGGTACATAGAGCGGACGTTTGAAAGCGGATGCGGATGTACGGAGAAGTGTTTCCTTAAACTTGCCTCCTTCAAAGATCAGGCATATTCCTTGATTTTAAGACTTCGAGAATATACAAAAGGTGAAAGAgacatatacattttgtttaaacttGAAGATCAGCTAATCACAAAGGACGTCGGAACAAGTGGAGGAAAAAGAGAACGGCAGCGATTTCACTACTGTTTTCAGGGAGTAGAAATCTGTGAAAGTGCATGGAGATCCTTGTTTGAACTGGGacgttcagaatttaaaaatttgaaaagacagtttaaagaaaatggtgTATCCCCCCGCGTTCATGGCTTAACagggaaaaaatcaaatcacGGTCACCAATTTTGTGTTGTAGAAGGTGCTGTTCTGTTTATAAAGAGATATGCGGATCAATTTGGATTGCCATTACCTGCTGCCCCAAGAGCCCGTGACGACACAGCTCCTGTACTGTTGCCATGCAGTGATAGTAAAGCGTCAATTCATGCGAAATATAAGGAGGCGTGCTTGGAAACTGGAAGTCCCTTTATGGAGCTGACGACCTTTAAAGAGGCGTGGAACTCTTGTGTTCCTTACATACAGTTTATCAAACCAAAAACTGACTTGTGCAAGACATGCCATGACCTAAGGGAAGACATAGCCGGTGCCTTTACAGAAGAAATCAAATTACAGTTAACACAGCGACTTATGAATCATGTAGAACAGGCGAAACAGGAACGTAATTTTTACAAGCTTTGTACGGAAAAAGCTAGAAGTGAGCTACAGAATGTTGAGAGACCTCATGGAAAATATCTGCAGTCATGTTCCACGCCCTTCACTGAAGTTCATTACACGTTTGATTTTTCGCAGTATATCACTATACCCCATTCCTCACAGCAAGTCGGCGCTCTCTTCTTCCTTCAACCTAAAAAGGTCCAAATTTTCGGCATCTGTGATGAGAACTTCCCCGTTCAGACAAACTACCTCATCGATGAGAGTGAAACGATAGGGGAAAACGGAAGCAAAACACATGGACCTAATGCAGTTTTAAGCATGGTACATCATTACTTAAATGCCAGCAGTTATGGAGAAATAGCGTGCCATTTTCATGCAGATAACTGTGTTGgacagaataaaaacaaaacgacACTGCATTATCTTGCGTGGCGCTGCTGTACTGGACGACATAAAGAAATCCAACTTCATTTCATGATTGCTGGTCACACGAAATGCCTTTGTGATTCCTGTTTCGGCATGCTCAAGAAGAAATTCCGCAGATCGGAGGTGAATGGCATCGACGAACTTGAAACAGTTGTGGAAAATTCCGCAAAATGCAACACCGTGGCACGATTTGGAGGAAATGGGAATGGGCTGCAGTGGTATGGGTGGGATGTTTTCTTCAACACTCACTTCAAGCCTTTAAAGGGTATCGGAAAATTCCAGCACTTCCGATTTACTGCCGATGAGCCAGGTGTAGTGTTTGCCAAACATACGCTCGATTCCCCTGAAGTCCGGATCAACCTTTTTAAAGAGAGGGTAAACATGGATGAAGTTCTCCACGGATTTCCAGAGGTTATCGCTCCAGCTGGACTTTCAGCAGACAGAAAACGCTATCTCTTCAAAGAGATTAGACCTTACGTAAGGGCGCCGTACAAAGACTTGACGTGCCCTGCTCCTGACGAGGAATAA
- the LOC128156544 gene encoding uncharacterized protein LOC128156544: MGKSKLRFTEIEGVETSDIKKFPYSAIKALGAVQIGLGVACLVLGLLDLFLYIFRDDDQLASAGDSTLMTLTIASSPIWCGLWFGVTGCMAACMNKRNKSNLYYFKMTFLVLSILCSALFAPVCFIINIAMAILRHELEPTSYRWMVPILVAFFAFNELVFAIASASICCCCAPIRTTQVRVIVARQVDNSNGASGTKKYPDSMDIFTVTDRYGRPLMQKPGSSIARSEMIELRD; the protein is encoded by the exons ATGGGGAAGTCGAAACTTCGGTTCACTGAGATTGAGGGGGTGGAAACCTCGGACATAAAAAAATTCCCCTACTCCGCCATCAAGGCCCTGGGGGCGGTGCAGATCGGCCTGGGGGTAGCGTGTCTGGTGCTGGGTCTGCTGGATCTTTTCCTGTATATATTTAGGGACGATGACCAATTGGCGTCGGCGGGGGACAGCACGCTGATGACGCTAACCATCGCTTCCTCACCCATCTGGTGCGGACTCTGG TTCGGTGTTACTGGTTGTATGGCGGCGTGTATGAACAAACGAAACAAGTCCAACctgtattatttt aaAATGACTTTTTTGGTGCTCAGCATCCTGTGTTCTGCGTTGTTTGCTCCAGTGTGTTTTATCATCAACATTGCCATGGCAATTTTG cgCCATGAACTGGAGCCGACTTCCTACCGCTGGATGGTGCCAATTTTGGTCGCCTTCTTTGCTTTCAATGAGTTGGTGTTTGCCATTGCTTCAGCCTCCATATGTTGTTGTTGTGCCCCAATCAGAACCACCCAG GTTCGAGTTATTGTGGCACGACAAGTAGACAATTCCAATGGTGCCTCGGGGACGAAGAAATACCCCGATTCCATGGATATCTTTACCGTCACAGATCGGTACGGTAGACCGTTGATGCAGAAGCCTGGCTCCTCTATTGCGCGCTCCGAGATGATAGAACTACGTGACTAG